From Malus sylvestris chromosome 1, drMalSylv7.2, whole genome shotgun sequence:
ATTACCTGAATTAGAGCTTTGATTTCCACATCATCCATGTGTTGTTTCCCATCCTCACCAGGCAAAGACAATAAGACATCAACAAAGTCCAATTCTCCTCCATCTTGCTCTCCACTTCCCCTCCCATTCTCCTCATTTGCCCTCCTCCTATGTTCTTCAATAATCTTGGTGTGAAAATCGTCCACTCTTTTCTCCACctccctcattttcttctcaCACCCATATGGGTCCACCCACCTCCAAATTGGCAAATAATCACCCAAATATATCACCCCCAAAAGCCAAAACAACTCATGGGttatgtgcatgaactccaagGCCTCTTGTGGGCCTGCTGACCCAGCACCAAAATATTGCTTCCCAAGCAACATCCTAGTCACATTGTTCATAGAAAACCCACCCAACACCTCCCTTAAGTTCACAGCCTTACTTGTCCGGGATGCGACCAAGACATCCCGAACGAGATGTTGGGCCTCCTCCGCCCGGTGCTTCGCGAACGACTCGAGCCGCTTCGTCGTCAACAAGTGCTCCATGCATATCCGCCTCATTCGCTTCCATTGCGGGCCCAAAGGGGCGAGTGCCACATCACCGCATCCATAGGCTAGATGAACAGCAGCTAGGGTTCTTGGCCTTGATGCAAAGACCTCATCTTGTTTGAGAAGTATTTCTCGGATTATATCTGGATCGTTGGTTGTGATTGCATCAATGCTCCCAAGTTTAAGGTATACCAAAGGCCCATACTTGTTGCACAGAGACGCCAGGTCCCTGTGGGGCAGTGCGCCCAATTGAAGAAGATTGCCTAAGATGGGCCATCTTGGTGGGCCCGGAGGAAGAAGGTTTTTGGTCTTGGGTGCAAATCTGCATT
This genomic window contains:
- the LOC126614013 gene encoding cytochrome P450 703A2 — protein: MDFKTFIFASIFTSIIYQWLKCRFAPKTKNLLPPGPPRWPILGNLLQLGALPHRDLASLCNKYGPLVYLKLGSIDAITTNDPDIIREILLKQDEVFASRPRTLAAVHLAYGCGDVALAPLGPQWKRMRRICMEHLLTTKRLESFAKHRAEEAQHLVRDVLVASRTSKAVNLREVLGGFSMNNVTRMLLGKQYFGAGSAGPQEALEFMHITHELFWLLGVIYLGDYLPIWRWVDPYGCEKKMREVEKRVDDFHTKIIEEHRRRANEENGRGSGEQDGGELDFVDVLLSLPGEDGKQHMDDVEIKALIQDMIAAATDTSAVTNEWAMAEVIKHPRVLRKIQEELDSVVGQNRMVNESDLPHLNYLRCVVRETFRMHPAGPFLIPHESLRATWINGYYIPAKTRVFINTHGLGRNTKIWDNVDEFRPERHCLVDGSRVEISHGADFKILPFSAGKRKCPGAPLGVTLVLMALARLFHCFDWSPPEGLRPGDIDTQEVYGMTMPKACPLMAIATPRLPSRMYH